Proteins encoded within one genomic window of Tachysurus vachellii isolate PV-2020 chromosome 16, HZAU_Pvac_v1, whole genome shotgun sequence:
- the mrps33 gene encoding 28S ribosomal protein S33, mitochondrial, whose protein sequence is MANLSSYAVRMARLSARIFGDVVRPTDSKSMKVVQLFKEPPMAQKKEVYDWYPQHKIYYSLTQKLRYMGLFRDEHQDFKEEMRRLRKLRGKGKPKKGEGKRAMKKK, encoded by the exons ATGGCAAATTTATCCAGTTATGCCGTGCGCATGGCTCGCCTCAGTGCCCGCATCTTTGGTGACGTGGTGCGGCCTACAGACTCCAAATCCATGAAGGTGGTACAGCTGTTCAAAGAGCCGCCTATGGCACAGAAGAAAGAGGTGTACGACTGGTACCCTCAGCACAAGATCTACTATTCCCTGACCCAGAAACTCAGATACATGGGGCTCTTCAG AGACGAGCACCAGGATTTCAAGGAGGAGATGCGGCGTCTCAGGAAACTGCGAGGCAAAGGAAAGCCCAAAAaaggagaaggaaagagagccatgaagaaaaaataa